One part of the Mariniblastus fucicola genome encodes these proteins:
- a CDS encoding zinc-dependent alcohol dehydrogenase produces the protein MSQTINALRLHSSNPIKPGAEDLTANLAVESVELPDPGVGEVLVQPLYVGICGSDNSASLAKPNFDWVERPRTIGHECSGRIVAFGPDTENAVSHNLKVGDEICIVPMRGCGDDRCRGCRRGRPNYCRKKKIFGFHRDGAMAEKMVVNVERCMPLRHGLTPLQGAVVEPLSVAVQGIHRKCNIQPGMDVVVSGCGIIGMMTAELAKAAGARVAVTGLENDRNVRLKLAEERGFIPIVVSADQPLHTQLKNGIEDLNGVRFGDEYEDGTVDTLIECSGAPPALGSAGLSVQLEGTICVIATFGSDVTFQATAFVRSGQTMTGVMGSNREDFENAQTLLARGVFPVDVYSKEYAFENAIQAMHDSISAQTTKAILKV, from the coding sequence GTGAGCCAAACCATCAATGCCCTCCGTCTGCACAGCAGCAATCCGATCAAGCCAGGTGCAGAAGATCTGACGGCGAATCTTGCGGTCGAATCTGTTGAACTGCCTGACCCGGGCGTCGGCGAAGTCCTTGTTCAGCCACTGTATGTCGGCATCTGCGGTTCGGATAACAGTGCCAGTCTGGCAAAGCCCAATTTTGATTGGGTCGAGCGACCACGAACGATCGGGCACGAGTGCAGCGGACGAATTGTCGCATTCGGTCCGGACACCGAGAACGCGGTTTCACACAATCTTAAAGTCGGTGATGAAATCTGCATCGTTCCCATGCGAGGCTGTGGCGACGATCGCTGTCGTGGCTGCCGTCGCGGTCGTCCAAACTATTGCCGCAAAAAGAAAATCTTTGGCTTCCATCGGGACGGTGCGATGGCTGAAAAAATGGTCGTCAACGTCGAACGCTGCATGCCGCTGCGACACGGATTGACGCCGCTGCAGGGTGCCGTCGTCGAGCCATTGTCCGTTGCAGTGCAGGGAATTCATCGCAAATGCAACATTCAGCCCGGGATGGACGTGGTCGTTTCCGGCTGCGGAATCATTGGGATGATGACAGCCGAATTGGCGAAAGCCGCGGGGGCTCGCGTAGCCGTTACCGGACTTGAGAACGATCGCAACGTGCGTTTGAAATTGGCCGAAGAACGCGGTTTCATCCCGATCGTCGTCAGCGCCGACCAGCCGCTGCACACTCAGCTGAAAAATGGCATCGAGGACCTTAACGGCGTCCGCTTCGGCGACGAGTATGAAGACGGTACCGTCGATACGTTAATCGAGTGCTCAGGTGCGCCACCGGCACTCGGATCGGCAGGACTTTCGGTGCAACTTGAAGGCACGATCTGCGTCATCGCGACTTTCGGCAGCGACGTAACTTTCCAGGCAACTGCTTTCGTGCGTAGCGGCCAGACGATGACCGGAGTCATGGGCTCGAATCGGGAAGACTTTGAGAACGCCCAGACGTTGCTGGCCCGCGGCGTTTTCCCAGTCGACGTTTACTCCAAAGAGTACGCTTTTGAAAATGCCATTCAGGCGATGCATGATTCAATTTCGGCTCAAACTACCAAGGCGATCCTCAAGGTTTGA
- a CDS encoding YdjY domain-containing protein: MIAKPSHLAILFIGLLLTSFVGCADARQDRSEIPATIGEVQDADPDTQDPEEKPAATVDSGSKSNKLESAKPPKQDLVTLMKKEEEEFEKQTIEIPGTWKRLGKNHIWVDPKNKRVIVRGAICLQEGLLEMFACPRQTKEHEAIISVHAKAQEAHASMLAIGIKPGKPMTWVEEYFPVDGPVIDIEIWWTDKDGKLVKRRAQDMIRNTDTGKAMASDFVFGGSKEIYDPHHKRNDYLADYGPMINVANQPDAMIDVSIQSSAEAQGSLFEAFTENVPPVNTKVYVVLSDSGKRIAAKKGKPQTK, from the coding sequence ATGATCGCCAAACCTTCTCACCTCGCCATCCTTTTCATCGGCTTGCTGCTGACCTCGTTTGTTGGTTGTGCTGATGCTCGCCAGGACCGAAGCGAAATCCCGGCCACAATCGGGGAGGTCCAGGACGCGGATCCAGACACTCAGGATCCGGAAGAAAAACCTGCTGCAACGGTCGACAGCGGTTCGAAGTCGAACAAACTGGAATCGGCAAAGCCACCCAAGCAGGACTTGGTGACGCTGATGAAGAAAGAGGAAGAGGAGTTTGAGAAGCAGACGATTGAAATCCCAGGAACGTGGAAGCGACTGGGCAAAAACCACATATGGGTTGACCCAAAGAACAAACGGGTGATCGTTCGGGGAGCGATTTGTTTGCAGGAAGGCTTGCTGGAGATGTTCGCCTGTCCACGTCAAACCAAGGAGCATGAGGCAATCATTTCGGTCCATGCGAAAGCTCAGGAGGCCCATGCTTCGATGTTGGCAATCGGTATCAAACCGGGTAAACCGATGACCTGGGTAGAGGAGTACTTTCCAGTTGACGGTCCAGTGATCGACATTGAAATTTGGTGGACGGACAAAGATGGAAAGCTTGTCAAGCGACGGGCCCAGGACATGATTCGCAACACGGATACGGGCAAGGCGATGGCCAGCGATTTTGTATTCGGCGGTAGCAAAGAAATTTATGATCCGCACCACAAACGCAACGACTATCTGGCTGACTACGGCCCGATGATAAATGTCGCGAACCAGCCCGATGCAATGATCGACGTTTCGATCCAGAGCAGTGCCGAGGCCCAGGGTTCTCTGTTCGAGGCTTTCACAGAAAACGTGCCGCCCGTGAACACGAAGGTCTACGTAGTGCTGTCCGACAGCGGAAAACGAATCGCAGCCAAAAAGGGCAAGCCACAAACAAAGTAG
- a CDS encoding YggS family pyridoxal phosphate-dependent enzyme, producing the protein MEDNFKTRLAEVRQRIADAAQRSGRNAGDVTLVAVTKYVDAATTRELFNAGATVLGENRPQVLEEKARQLSDLDIEWHMIGNLQRNKVKRTLAHATLIHALDRDSLIDAVAKEAAAQDKTVRCLLEVNVSGEESKHGFSADEVASAIERIVALPSIRLEGLMCMAGLAGDENDARGEFALLREIRDAHSDVQTDNVALRELSMGMSGDFEIAIEEGATIVRVGSALYR; encoded by the coding sequence ATGGAAGACAATTTCAAAACCAGACTTGCCGAAGTCCGTCAACGGATCGCGGATGCGGCACAGCGAAGTGGGCGAAACGCTGGTGACGTCACGCTGGTTGCCGTCACGAAGTATGTCGATGCCGCAACGACTCGCGAACTGTTCAACGCAGGAGCGACGGTTCTTGGTGAGAATCGGCCTCAGGTGCTTGAGGAGAAAGCCCGTCAGCTTTCCGATTTGGACATTGAGTGGCACATGATCGGGAACTTGCAACGCAACAAGGTCAAGCGAACGTTGGCTCACGCGACGCTGATTCACGCCCTTGATCGCGACTCCCTGATTGACGCGGTCGCCAAAGAGGCCGCCGCCCAGGACAAAACGGTTCGATGCCTGTTGGAAGTCAATGTTTCAGGCGAAGAATCGAAGCACGGATTTTCAGCGGACGAAGTTGCGTCTGCCATTGAGCGGATCGTTGCCCTGCCCTCGATCAGACTGGAGGGGCTGATGTGCATGGCGGGACTTGCTGGCGATGAGAACGATGCGCGGGGAGAGTTTGCTTTGCTTCGCGAAATTCGCGACGCGCATTCCGATGTGCAAACGGACAACGTTGCCTTGCGGGAGCTTTCGATGGGGATGAGCGGCGATTTTGAAATCGCGATCGAAGAAGGCGCGACAATCGTTCGCGTCGGTTCGGCTCTCTATCGCTAG
- a CDS encoding alcohol dehydrogenase catalytic domain-containing protein → MKAITLKDVESIATIDLPEPSFVSNSDAIVRVSVAGLCGSDLHPFFGRETGFDANTVMGHEMVGEVVEVGSGVANFFVGDRVFIPFSSNCGSCFYCQNELPSRCEVGQLFGWVENGVGLQGCQSQFVRVPFADATMMKVPQNVSDESALLLGDNFSTGFYCAQMAECGPGKTHVVIGCGTVGQLCCVAAKSMGAEIVVAIDPLESRRKQAEALGVRAVGLERAESEIRSLTDGRGADCVMELVGLPDAQSLAYRLIRPGGNMAVIGCHCSPNFQFGPAAAYDKNLTYRTGRCPARHFMDELTPRVAKGEFDLAGFVTHEFSVDESVRAYEVFSKRLDGCGKAVVRFDS, encoded by the coding sequence TTGAAAGCCATTACGCTCAAAGACGTCGAATCGATTGCCACGATCGATTTGCCCGAGCCCAGCTTTGTCTCGAACTCGGATGCGATTGTGCGTGTCTCGGTTGCGGGCCTTTGCGGCAGCGATCTCCATCCATTCTTCGGCCGCGAAACCGGATTTGATGCGAACACCGTCATGGGCCATGAGATGGTCGGCGAGGTGGTCGAAGTCGGCAGTGGCGTTGCAAATTTCTTCGTTGGAGATCGCGTCTTCATTCCATTTTCCTCCAATTGTGGAAGCTGTTTCTACTGCCAGAATGAACTTCCGTCTCGCTGCGAGGTCGGGCAGCTGTTTGGCTGGGTTGAGAACGGCGTTGGCTTGCAGGGTTGTCAGTCACAGTTCGTGCGGGTGCCGTTTGCCGACGCAACGATGATGAAGGTTCCACAGAACGTCAGCGATGAATCGGCGTTGCTGCTTGGAGACAACTTTTCGACCGGATTTTACTGTGCGCAAATGGCTGAGTGCGGGCCTGGCAAAACGCATGTCGTGATCGGTTGTGGCACGGTCGGCCAGTTGTGCTGCGTCGCCGCGAAATCCATGGGTGCTGAGATCGTTGTCGCGATCGATCCGCTGGAATCACGGCGGAAACAGGCGGAAGCTCTTGGCGTTCGCGCCGTCGGGCTCGAACGCGCTGAATCAGAAATCCGCTCACTCACCGACGGGCGTGGCGCCGATTGCGTCATGGAACTCGTCGGATTGCCGGACGCCCAAAGTCTGGCTTACCGACTGATTCGCCCCGGCGGAAACATGGCGGTCATCGGGTGTCACTGCAGTCCGAATTTCCAGTTTGGCCCTGCCGCAGCCTATGACAAAAATTTGACTTATCGCACCGGCCGTTGCCCCGCCCGGCATTTCATGGATGAATTGACACCGCGCGTCGCAAAGGGAGAATTTGATCTCGCGGGCTTCGTGACGCATGAATTTTCGGTCGACGAAAGTGTCAGGGCTTACGAAGTTTTCTCCAAACGGCTCGACGGATGCGGGAAAGCCGTCGTACGCTTCGATTCCTGA
- a CDS encoding glycosyltransferase family 4 protein: MRNFPNLPSIEDAHVVVLTNYLRRHHALVYREVAKHVGKLTLLLSTDMEPDRSWSAEWGDLDVTIQKNWMHTAKARHSTGFEEPNFIHVPIDTVGQLRRLNPDIVFSYEMGMRTALCGLFRMLRRRVPLVMVGNMAEHIEQERGPARRMLRRFVRGRVDFATYNGPSCHRYLNQIGFDENQLFHFPYCIDEEKTFDGVQRFSNDDHRNMIYCGSINERKNILPFARSLANRLNVCDDAKTVTLSIAGEGDLAEDVLALQSDRLQIRMLGNCGPGQLSEAYRDSDICVFPTLGDEWGLVPTEAMRSGLPVLGSVLAQSVEATVTDNENGWVFDPREPLSVEDAIDRALETPTSELAQMSVAARDAVSHVSPQFSAHQFCNAVRAISGRAPVDMPEENPVSRTVAVPETV; the protein is encoded by the coding sequence ATGCGCAATTTTCCAAATTTGCCTTCGATCGAAGACGCTCACGTTGTCGTGCTGACGAATTACCTGCGGCGGCATCACGCATTGGTGTATCGTGAAGTTGCAAAGCACGTTGGCAAGCTTACGTTGCTGCTTTCGACCGATATGGAACCAGACCGAAGCTGGTCGGCAGAATGGGGAGACCTCGACGTGACGATCCAGAAGAACTGGATGCACACGGCGAAGGCGCGACATTCAACCGGGTTTGAAGAGCCCAACTTCATCCATGTGCCGATCGATACGGTAGGCCAACTTCGGCGGCTCAATCCCGACATCGTTTTCAGCTATGAAATGGGAATGCGGACGGCGCTCTGCGGGCTGTTTCGAATGTTGCGTCGTCGTGTGCCGTTGGTAATGGTTGGCAACATGGCAGAGCATATCGAACAGGAACGAGGACCTGCCCGCAGAATGCTGAGACGGTTCGTGCGCGGCCGAGTCGATTTCGCGACTTACAATGGTCCGAGCTGTCATCGCTATTTGAATCAGATTGGTTTCGATGAAAACCAGTTGTTCCATTTCCCTTATTGCATCGACGAAGAAAAAACTTTCGACGGTGTTCAGCGTTTCTCAAACGATGATCATCGCAACATGATCTATTGCGGCAGTATCAACGAGCGAAAGAACATTTTGCCGTTCGCGAGATCGCTGGCGAATCGCTTGAACGTTTGCGATGACGCGAAAACGGTCACGCTTTCAATTGCTGGCGAAGGTGATCTCGCAGAAGACGTTTTGGCGCTACAGTCAGACCGTTTGCAGATCCGCATGTTGGGCAACTGTGGTCCGGGGCAATTGTCGGAGGCGTATCGCGATTCGGACATTTGCGTGTTCCCGACTCTCGGCGACGAATGGGGATTGGTGCCGACAGAAGCGATGCGTTCCGGGCTGCCGGTGCTCGGCAGCGTGCTGGCTCAATCGGTCGAGGCGACGGTGACCGACAATGAAAACGGATGGGTATTTGATCCGCGGGAGCCGTTGTCCGTTGAGGACGCGATCGACCGAGCGTTGGAAACACCAACAAGTGAGTTGGCTCAGATGAGCGTGGCAGCCAGAGACGCTGTGTCGCACGTTTCACCGCAGTTTTCTGCTCATCAATTCTGCAACGCGGTCCGAGCCATTTCCGGCCGGGCGCCCGTTGACATGCCTGAAGAAAATCCCGTATCCAGAACAGTGGCAGTTCCAGAAACGGTCTGA
- a CDS encoding alkaline phosphatase: MILAPANFENKRFTVLGVLMLLLSALSSAPVCAQQDVEDTAKPDAIESTDFLRQMQFEAVDSESADWIHWGDRKDKFSNWTNHSNRLIPVYTFGISLKKYRGKESIYRNKEKLEKLYGHVPRDTYNRSASYFDQTDIYRLQKDAIESGKKNVILFVCDGMDWNTTQAASIYKNKKVTYTKGQGRGLTFLDYKAKSSSFGYVVTSPYAKSADFDVDSQLVSSVDEPSGGYSPELGGKTPWSRPADPGYLLGKSASKGHAYTDSASSATSMTTGKKTFNGSINVGPDGKQLTSIAHECQEQGYAIGVVSSVPISHATPGAAYAHNVNRNDYQDITRDLLGLRSASHRKQPLVGVDVLIGGGWGEVKEDDFKKQGTNFVPGNKYLAEADLNEIDVDNGGKYFVVQRHPGEDGAQLLADAALLAATDGNRLFGFFGGSGGHLPYQTADGNYDPTRGKSQADRYSKEELGENPKLAEMAVAALDVLESYKQSGSRKGFWLMVESGDIDWANHNNNIDDSIGAVLSADEAFGKIVQWVEKNSSWEDTALIMTADHGHMMVLDNPEALTGKK, translated from the coding sequence ATGATACTCGCACCCGCAAACTTTGAAAACAAACGCTTCACCGTGCTGGGCGTGCTGATGTTGCTGTTATCTGCATTGTCATCAGCACCCGTTTGTGCCCAACAGGACGTTGAAGATACCGCCAAACCGGACGCAATCGAGTCGACTGACTTTTTGCGGCAAATGCAGTTCGAAGCTGTAGATTCGGAGTCCGCGGACTGGATCCACTGGGGCGATCGCAAAGACAAATTCTCGAACTGGACCAACCATTCAAATCGGTTGATTCCCGTTTACACGTTCGGGATTTCACTGAAGAAATATCGCGGTAAAGAGAGCATTTATCGCAACAAGGAAAAGCTCGAAAAACTCTACGGCCACGTACCACGAGATACGTATAACCGATCGGCCAGTTATTTTGATCAAACCGATATCTATCGTTTGCAGAAAGACGCGATCGAATCTGGCAAGAAGAACGTCATCCTGTTCGTTTGTGACGGCATGGACTGGAACACAACTCAGGCGGCTTCGATCTATAAAAATAAAAAGGTGACCTACACCAAAGGCCAGGGCCGCGGGTTGACGTTTCTGGATTACAAGGCCAAGAGTTCCAGCTTTGGCTATGTGGTGACCAGTCCGTACGCAAAAAGTGCTGACTTTGATGTCGACAGCCAGTTGGTTTCTTCGGTCGACGAACCTTCCGGTGGCTATTCGCCGGAGCTTGGTGGAAAGACGCCGTGGAGTCGTCCAGCGGATCCCGGATACCTGTTGGGAAAATCCGCCAGCAAGGGGCACGCGTACACAGACTCGGCTTCGTCGGCGACTTCGATGACGACAGGCAAGAAAACGTTCAACGGCTCGATCAACGTCGGACCCGACGGGAAACAACTGACATCGATCGCCCATGAATGCCAGGAACAGGGGTACGCGATCGGCGTTGTTAGCAGCGTCCCAATCAGTCACGCCACGCCCGGTGCTGCTTACGCACACAACGTGAATCGCAACGACTACCAAGACATAACTCGTGACTTGCTGGGCTTGCGATCGGCGTCACATCGAAAGCAACCTCTCGTCGGTGTCGATGTTCTGATCGGCGGTGGCTGGGGTGAAGTCAAAGAAGACGATTTCAAAAAACAGGGCACCAATTTTGTGCCAGGGAACAAGTACCTGGCCGAAGCGGACCTGAACGAAATCGACGTCGACAACGGTGGTAAGTATTTCGTCGTTCAACGGCATCCCGGAGAAGACGGTGCTCAGTTGCTTGCCGACGCGGCTCTGTTGGCAGCCACCGACGGCAACCGGCTGTTCGGGTTTTTCGGCGGGTCTGGCGGTCATCTTCCATATCAAACCGCTGATGGAAATTATGACCCGACACGCGGCAAAAGTCAGGCTGATCGCTATTCGAAAGAAGAACTGGGCGAGAATCCGAAGCTTGCCGAAATGGCAGTCGCGGCGTTGGATGTTCTTGAAAGCTACAAGCAAAGTGGTTCCAGGAAAGGGTTTTGGCTGATGGTTGAGTCGGGAGATATCGACTGGGCCAACCACAACAACAACATTGACGATTCGATCGGCGCGGTTCTCAGTGCGGATGAAGCCTTTGGCAAAATCGTGCAGTGGGTTGAGAAAAACAGCAGCTGGGAAGATACGGCTCTGATCATGACGGCCGACCATGGCCACATGATGGTGCTGGATAACCCGGAAGCGTTGACGGGCAAGAAGTAG
- a CDS encoding NAD-dependent epimerase/dehydratase family protein: MSKIFITGGTGCIGASAIHNLLTHYGSEIESIIIVSRTGDPKLMKIWLGDSIDELVESGKLQFVAVDIGDSDALEKALQEHQPTHIMHLGALQSPDCDSTPAKGVEINVLGTLNLFAAVEKLETKVERFVFASSAAVYGKRSMYAGDIIPESETLAPPNYYGVWKVAGEHLAALFHERSGIPTVSLRLNTTYGPGRDRGKTSAPTVALKSIALGSHDGKSIAFRMPYQGRENYHYVEDVGAHFAGVCMLPFEGCEAFNIKGKTIPVTEFLEIASSVATELGMNEIDLGVEEDASPNLFICDLDDQKVDAAFPGLPKTPIEVGVRKSLETFQKHAAAGELKL; this comes from the coding sequence ATGTCAAAAATTTTCATCACTGGCGGCACCGGTTGCATTGGGGCTTCCGCGATTCACAATCTGCTAACCCACTACGGTTCGGAGATTGAGTCCATCATCATCGTCTCGCGGACCGGTGATCCCAAACTGATGAAAATTTGGCTGGGCGATTCGATCGACGAACTGGTCGAATCTGGAAAGCTACAGTTCGTCGCCGTCGATATCGGAGACAGTGATGCGCTGGAGAAAGCACTTCAGGAGCACCAACCTACTCACATCATGCATCTTGGTGCACTCCAATCGCCCGATTGCGATTCGACGCCGGCGAAAGGCGTGGAGATCAATGTGCTGGGAACGTTGAACCTGTTCGCAGCGGTCGAAAAACTGGAAACGAAAGTCGAGCGGTTTGTGTTCGCCAGCTCTGCGGCTGTTTACGGCAAGCGTTCGATGTACGCGGGCGATATCATCCCTGAAAGCGAAACGTTGGCCCCGCCAAATTATTACGGAGTCTGGAAAGTTGCTGGAGAGCATCTGGCGGCTTTGTTCCACGAACGCAGTGGCATCCCAACAGTTTCCTTGCGGCTGAACACAACTTACGGCCCGGGCCGCGACCGTGGAAAGACGTCGGCTCCAACGGTTGCCCTGAAGTCGATCGCACTCGGTTCGCACGACGGGAAATCAATCGCATTCAGGATGCCGTATCAGGGACGCGAGAATTATCACTACGTGGAGGATGTGGGGGCTCACTTCGCAGGCGTCTGCATGTTGCCGTTTGAAGGCTGCGAGGCGTTCAACATCAAAGGCAAGACGATTCCAGTGACTGAGTTTCTTGAGATCGCGTCGAGTGTTGCGACCGAGTTGGGAATGAACGAAATTGACCTTGGCGTGGAAGAGGATGCTTCGCCAAACCTGTTCATCTGTGATTTGGATGACCAGAAAGTCGACGCCGCGTTTCCGGGTTTGCCCAAGACGCCGATCGAGGTCGGAGTTCGCAAATCGCTGGAGACATTCCAGAAGCATGCCGCTGCGGGCGAACTGAAACTATAA
- a CDS encoding DUF1559 family PulG-like putative transporter, with translation MSISPKNSKRGFTLVELLVVIAIIGILVGLLLPAVQQAREAARRATCQNNIRQVMLACTNYQSAFQRFPSGGNASMVFRNFDDSVNQAGSLLASVLPYMDQQPLFDDIKSTGDVFSGSTEAGLVLASGFEQPLFVCPSASQADAGDDLTNSGGSSSHYVGISGSGVADIDADTSNGIEARVYFPTSAADTPDPIGCDGVFSPFSSDRVVLMNSAGATETAAGFRNNRAVTFSDIGDGSSNTFAISEFSGGEDRVSNFIPRRGGWACGADDDNNFNPAARGPFFVPVHTYQTKSIAFRINSKNASDYNKINAAPLNSSHSGGINMARADGSVIFLDDTIPLDTLQYLCNIDDGTVINEY, from the coding sequence ATGAGCATCTCACCCAAGAATTCGAAGCGTGGTTTTACGCTGGTCGAACTCCTCGTCGTCATCGCGATTATCGGCATTCTCGTCGGCCTGTTGCTTCCAGCAGTCCAGCAAGCACGTGAAGCCGCTCGTCGCGCCACCTGCCAAAACAACATCCGCCAAGTCATGCTGGCATGCACCAACTATCAAAGTGCTTTCCAGCGTTTCCCTTCAGGCGGCAACGCGTCGATGGTTTTCCGAAACTTCGATGACTCGGTCAATCAGGCAGGTAGCCTTTTGGCTTCAGTTCTGCCCTACATGGATCAACAGCCGCTTTTCGACGATATCAAATCTACGGGCGACGTTTTCAGCGGTAGTACAGAAGCTGGACTGGTTCTGGCTTCAGGATTCGAGCAACCTTTGTTCGTTTGCCCATCAGCGAGCCAAGCTGATGCGGGTGATGATCTGACCAACAGCGGGGGATCGTCTTCGCACTACGTCGGCATCTCTGGTTCTGGAGTCGCTGATATTGACGCCGACACCAGTAACGGCATCGAAGCTCGAGTTTACTTTCCAACGAGTGCTGCGGACACTCCCGATCCAATTGGTTGCGACGGTGTCTTTTCTCCATTCTCATCTGACCGCGTTGTGCTGATGAACAGTGCAGGTGCAACGGAAACCGCAGCAGGTTTCCGCAATAACCGCGCTGTTACGTTCAGCGATATCGGCGATGGTTCATCGAACACGTTTGCGATTTCTGAATTCTCGGGTGGAGAGGACAGAGTAAGCAACTTCATTCCTCGCCGTGGTGGCTGGGCTTGTGGTGCTGACGATGACAATAACTTTAACCCGGCTGCTCGCGGTCCTTTCTTTGTCCCGGTTCACACTTATCAGACCAAGTCGATCGCATTTCGGATTAACTCGAAGAATGCGTCAGACTACAACAAGATCAACGCTGCACCGTTGAACAGCAGCCACTCTGGCGGTATCAACATGGCACGTGCCGATGGTTCCGTTATCTTTCTTGATGACACCATTCCACTCGATACTCTGCAGTACCTCTGCAATATCGATGATGGTACGGTTATCAACGAATACTAA